A section of the Desulfurispora thermophila DSM 16022 genome encodes:
- the hisA gene encoding 1-(5-phosphoribosyl)-5-[(5-phosphoribosylamino)methylideneamino]imidazole-4-carboxamide isomerase, with translation MLVIPAIDLREGRCVRLVEGRLDAETVYSDDPVAMAATWQAQGARWLHVVDLDGAFAGKPKNLDVIREIIRSVQIPVQVGGGIREMEAIEELLALGAGRVILGTVAIYRPEMVEQACRRFGERVLVGIDARDGKVAIEGWGVTAQKDALELALEMKKIGVSRIVFTDIWRDGKLSGPNLPAIADMACASGLKIIASGGVSTLEDIIAVRRLADLGVEAVIVGKALYAGTVTLSQALAAAAGQGE, from the coding sequence ATGTTAGTCATTCCTGCCATCGATTTGCGGGAGGGCCGCTGTGTCCGCCTGGTGGAAGGCAGATTGGATGCGGAAACAGTGTACTCGGACGACCCGGTGGCTATGGCAGCTACCTGGCAGGCCCAGGGCGCGCGCTGGCTGCATGTGGTGGATCTGGACGGTGCTTTTGCCGGAAAACCCAAGAATCTGGACGTGATCCGGGAGATCATCCGCTCGGTTCAGATACCGGTGCAGGTGGGCGGTGGAATCCGGGAGATGGAAGCCATTGAGGAACTGCTGGCCCTGGGGGCCGGCCGGGTGATTCTGGGCACTGTGGCCATATACCGGCCGGAAATGGTGGAACAGGCCTGCCGGCGTTTTGGAGAAAGGGTGCTGGTGGGCATTGACGCCCGCGACGGCAAAGTGGCCATTGAGGGCTGGGGGGTCACCGCCCAGAAGGACGCCCTGGAACTGGCCCTGGAAATGAAGAAGATAGGTGTGAGCCGCATCGTCTTTACCGATATCTGGCGCGACGGCAAACTCAGCGGGCCCAATTTGCCGGCTATTGCCGATATGGCTTGTGCCAGCGGATTGAAGATAATTGCTTCAGGCGGGGTTTCCACCCTGGAAGATATTATTGCCGTCAGACGGCTGGCCGACCTGGGTGTGGAGGCCGTCATTGTGGGCAAGGCTTTATATGCGGGTACGGTGACATTGTCCCAGGCCCTGGCCGCGGCAGCAGGACAGGGGGAGTAG
- the hisI gene encoding phosphoribosyl-AMP cyclohydrolase yields the protein MAAFDVQSLRYNSDGLIPVIVQDEDSKEVLMLAYMNAEAVKRTLESGETWFWSRSRQQFWHKGETSGHVQKVTRVAYDCDRDTLLVQVKQVGAACHEGYFSCFHYVVQPDGGVAVEGEKMFDPEQVYKK from the coding sequence ATGGCGGCATTTGACGTGCAAAGTTTACGTTACAACAGCGACGGCTTGATTCCCGTAATTGTGCAGGATGAGGATAGCAAGGAAGTGCTCATGCTGGCCTACATGAACGCCGAGGCGGTAAAGCGGACACTGGAAAGCGGGGAGACCTGGTTCTGGAGCCGCAGCCGCCAGCAATTCTGGCACAAGGGCGAAACATCGGGCCATGTGCAAAAAGTCACCCGCGTGGCCTACGACTGCGACCGGGATACGCTGCTGGTGCAGGTGAAACAAGTGGGGGCGGCCTGCCACGAGGGATATTTCAGTTGTTTCCATTATGTGGTGCAGCCGGACGGCGGTGTGGCCGTGGAAGGCGAGAAAATGTTTGATCCGGAACAGGTGTATAAGAAATAA
- the purD gene encoding phosphoribosylamine--glycine ligase: MKILVVGSGGREHALVWKIAQSPLVKKIYCAPGNPGIAQLAQCVPVAAEDINGLLALARQEQIDLTVVGPEMPLTLGLADAFAAAGLAVFGPTAAAAAIEGSKKLAKDIMQKYGIPTARYATFTDYQAARRYIVEQSSPCVVKADGLAAGKGVIVARTVEQALEAVDLIMRDRAFGRAGDVVVVEELLQGQEASVLAFTDGESVVPMLPAQDHKQVFDGDEGPNTGGMGAYAPAPLVDEHMLRKVQQTILQPTVRALAAEGRPYKGVLYAGLMLTPDGPKVLEFNARFGDPEAQPVLALLRSDLVEIMLSVVQGRLAGQTVQWHTGAAVCVVLASGGYPGSYPKGVPISGLADVPPDVLVFHAGTALQDGQLVTAGGRVLGVTARADNIAAAIERAYQGVEKISFAGMHYRRDIGRKALN; the protein is encoded by the coding sequence TTGAAAATACTGGTAGTGGGTAGCGGCGGCCGGGAACACGCCCTGGTCTGGAAAATAGCCCAGAGCCCCCTGGTGAAAAAAATTTACTGCGCCCCGGGCAATCCGGGCATAGCGCAATTGGCTCAGTGTGTGCCCGTGGCGGCGGAAGATATTAATGGCTTACTGGCCCTGGCCCGCCAGGAACAAATCGACCTCACCGTGGTGGGGCCGGAAATGCCTCTCACCCTGGGTCTGGCCGATGCCTTTGCCGCGGCGGGCCTGGCGGTTTTTGGTCCCACGGCCGCGGCGGCGGCCATCGAGGGTAGTAAAAAGCTGGCCAAGGACATCATGCAAAAATACGGTATACCTACCGCCCGCTATGCCACCTTTACCGATTACCAGGCGGCCCGCCGGTATATTGTGGAGCAGAGCAGCCCCTGTGTGGTCAAGGCGGACGGTCTGGCGGCCGGCAAAGGGGTGATTGTCGCCCGGACGGTGGAACAGGCTCTGGAGGCGGTGGACCTGATTATGCGGGATAGAGCCTTTGGCCGGGCCGGCGATGTGGTGGTGGTGGAAGAACTGCTGCAGGGCCAGGAGGCCAGCGTGCTGGCTTTTACCGATGGCGAATCCGTGGTGCCCATGCTGCCCGCCCAGGACCACAAACAGGTCTTTGACGGGGATGAGGGGCCCAACACAGGAGGAATGGGAGCTTACGCGCCGGCCCCACTGGTGGACGAGCATATGTTGCGCAAGGTCCAGCAAACCATTTTGCAGCCCACAGTACGGGCGCTGGCCGCCGAGGGAAGGCCCTACAAAGGGGTGCTGTATGCCGGCCTGATGCTCACCCCGGACGGACCCAAGGTGCTGGAATTCAATGCCCGCTTCGGCGATCCCGAGGCCCAGCCTGTGCTGGCCCTGCTCCGGAGCGATCTGGTGGAAATAATGCTGTCTGTAGTGCAGGGGCGCCTGGCCGGACAGACAGTGCAGTGGCATACCGGTGCAGCGGTTTGCGTTGTACTGGCTTCCGGCGGCTATCCGGGCAGCTATCCCAAAGGAGTGCCCATCAGCGGGCTGGCCGATGTGCCGCCCGATGTGCTGGTCTTTCACGCCGGCACGGCCCTGCAGGATGGGCAACTGGTTACGGCCGGCGGCCGGGTGCTGGGTGTGACCGCCCGGGCGGACAACATTGCCGCAGCGATCGAGCGCGCCTATCAAGGTGTGGAGAAAATTAGTTTTGCCGGTATGCACTACCGGCGGGATATTGGTCGCAAAGCGCTGAACTGA
- the hisF gene encoding imidazole glycerol phosphate synthase subunit HisF — protein MLTKRIIPCLDVTGGRVVKGTNFVNLRDAGDPVELAALYDRAGADELVFLDITASSDGRKTMVDVVYRTAGEVFIPFTVGGGISSLEDIRLMLTAGADKVSINTAAIKNPALVAAGAEKFGSQCIVVAIDARRVGPDRWEVYTHGGRRPTGIDAVQWARRVEELGAGEILLTSMDRDGTKDGYDLELTRAVAQAVRIPVIASGGVGNMEHIARGLTEGGADAALAASIFHFGEYAISEVKQYLAQRGIPVRLA, from the coding sequence GTGCTGACCAAGCGGATTATCCCCTGTTTGGATGTGACCGGTGGGAGAGTGGTAAAGGGAACCAATTTTGTTAATTTGCGCGATGCCGGTGATCCGGTGGAGCTGGCGGCGCTTTACGACCGGGCCGGGGCCGATGAACTGGTCTTCTTAGACATCACCGCCTCATCGGATGGGCGCAAGACCATGGTGGATGTGGTCTACCGTACGGCCGGCGAAGTGTTTATTCCCTTCACCGTGGGAGGCGGGATCAGCAGCCTGGAGGATATTCGCCTGATGCTTACGGCCGGCGCGGACAAGGTTTCCATCAACACTGCGGCGATTAAAAACCCGGCGCTGGTGGCGGCCGGAGCGGAAAAATTCGGCAGCCAGTGCATTGTGGTGGCCATCGACGCCCGCCGGGTGGGGCCGGACAGGTGGGAAGTGTATACCCACGGTGGGCGCCGGCCTACCGGCATTGATGCCGTACAGTGGGCCAGGCGGGTGGAAGAACTGGGGGCGGGGGAAATTCTGCTCACCAGCATGGACCGGGACGGTACCAAGGACGGCTACGACCTGGAGCTGACCCGGGCCGTGGCGCAGGCCGTGCGCATTCCCGTCATCGCCTCGGGCGGCGTGGGCAATATGGAGCACATAGCCCGGGGGTTGACCGAGGGCGGGGCCGATGCCGCCCTGGCCGCTTCCATATTTCACTTTGGTGAATACGCCATCAGTGAAGTTAAGCAGTACCTGGCGCAGCGCGGCATACCGGTGCGCCTGGCTTAA
- a CDS encoding YerC/YecD family TrpR-related protein produces MAYTEKLKDELMDQLFSAILKLRTIDECYRFFEDLCTVAELKALAQRLEVARMLQENKTYGEIAERTGASTATISRVKRCLNYGADGYKLVLARLK; encoded by the coding sequence ATGGCCTATACGGAGAAACTGAAGGATGAGCTGATGGATCAATTGTTTAGCGCCATTCTGAAACTGCGCACTATTGATGAGTGTTACCGGTTTTTTGAAGACCTGTGCACAGTGGCCGAATTAAAAGCGCTGGCCCAGCGCCTGGAAGTAGCCAGGATGTTGCAGGAGAACAAAACATACGGCGAAATAGCCGAGCGAACCGGAGCCAGCACGGCCACCATCAGCCGGGTGAAACGTTGCCTGAACTATGGAGCCGACGGCTATAAACTTGTCTTGGCCCGGCTGAAGTAG
- the hisD gene encoding histidinol dehydrogenase, translated as MLRIYDDIAQARCVLLQRRQEVTQQVAQDVARILQEVQQEKDAALCRLLEVYDGVKITPDRLRVSEEEIAAAEWQVEEEFKKAIEVACRNILAYHRRQLSNSWFSTGSQGEFLGQLVTPLARVGIYVPGGKASYPSSVLMNALPARVAGVAEVVMVTPPRPDGTVNPYVLYAAARAGVSEIYRVGGAQAIAALAYGTPSIRRVDKITGPGNIYVTLAKQQVYGIVDIDMLAGPSEVLVVADDSAPAAYVAADLLAQAEHDQLASAVLITTSRRLARQVQQELEKQLSLLSRREIAAQALANQGAIVLVDSLDAALQLANELAPEHLELMVEDSLAWLGRVRCAGAVFLGPYSPEPLGDYLAGPNHVLPTGGTARFYSPLGVDSFLKRTSVISYTPEAFRQVAGAAVTLASVEGLDAHAASIKVRL; from the coding sequence TTGTTACGCATATATGATGATATTGCTCAGGCCCGTTGTGTCCTTCTGCAGCGGCGGCAGGAGGTTACGCAGCAGGTTGCACAGGACGTGGCGCGTATTTTGCAAGAAGTACAGCAGGAAAAGGATGCTGCCCTTTGCCGGTTGCTGGAAGTTTACGACGGGGTAAAAATAACCCCGGACCGGCTGCGGGTGAGTGAGGAAGAGATTGCTGCCGCGGAATGGCAGGTGGAGGAAGAATTTAAAAAAGCGATCGAGGTAGCCTGCCGGAACATCCTGGCCTACCACCGCCGTCAGCTGAGCAACTCCTGGTTTAGCACCGGTTCGCAGGGCGAATTCTTGGGCCAGCTGGTCACCCCGCTGGCCAGAGTGGGTATCTATGTGCCCGGCGGCAAAGCCAGTTACCCGTCCTCGGTGCTGATGAATGCTCTGCCGGCCCGGGTGGCCGGAGTGGCGGAAGTAGTTATGGTCACGCCACCCCGACCGGATGGCACGGTGAACCCTTATGTTCTCTATGCGGCGGCGCGGGCCGGGGTATCCGAGATATATCGGGTGGGCGGTGCTCAGGCCATCGCCGCTTTAGCTTACGGCACCCCATCCATCAGGCGCGTGGACAAAATCACCGGCCCGGGCAATATCTATGTCACTCTGGCCAAACAGCAGGTGTATGGAATAGTAGACATAGACATGCTGGCCGGTCCCAGTGAAGTGCTGGTGGTGGCTGATGACAGCGCTCCCGCCGCCTATGTGGCGGCCGACCTGCTGGCCCAGGCCGAGCACGACCAGCTGGCCAGCGCTGTGCTGATCACCACCAGCCGGCGCCTGGCCCGGCAGGTGCAACAGGAACTGGAAAAACAGCTCTCCCTGCTCTCGCGTCGCGAAATTGCCGCCCAGGCGCTGGCCAATCAGGGGGCCATTGTGCTGGTGGACAGTCTGGACGCCGCGTTGCAGCTGGCCAACGAACTGGCTCCCGAGCATCTGGAATTGATGGTGGAAGATTCGCTGGCCTGGCTGGGGCGGGTGCGTTGCGCCGGGGCGGTTTTTTTGGGGCCATACAGCCCGGAACCGCTGGGCGACTATCTGGCCGGTCCCAACCACGTTCTGCCCACCGGGGGTACGGCGCGCTTTTATTCTCCTCTGGGTGTGGACAGTTTCTTAAAGCGAACCAGTGTGATCAGCTATACTCCCGAGGCTTTCCGGCAGGTGGCCGGTGCGGCTGTCACGCTGGCCTCGGTAGAGGGGCTGGATGCCCACGCTGCTTCCATAAAGGTGCGCCTATAG
- the hisC gene encoding histidinol-phosphate transaminase, with product MALSFDLSALTRPDLRDLQPYDPHPMPGMIKLDANENPFDFPEEVRSYLWKCFHSESFTRYPDPAAQDLRRELAEYTGVTAENIIAGNGSDELILYLMLAFGTGRRVLIATPTFSMYRIHARIAGAQPVDVPRLPNFALDVDRLLEEAARPEVSMLVICSPNNPTGNAALPADIEALLAGTRALVVVDEAYIEFGGVSCVPLLKRYPNLVILRTLSKAFGLAGLRVGYLLADQPVIRELLKVKQPFNLNDFSQMAALAVLKCRESFFSLVEKILQNKMVLLEGMNEIPGVEVFPGVTNFLLFRTPLPAETVYRRLVDQGILIRNVAGPGLERCLRVTVGTPEENAIFLAKLKLVMEMAE from the coding sequence GTGGCCCTTTCCTTCGACCTGTCCGCCCTTACCAGACCCGACCTGCGCGATCTGCAGCCCTACGACCCGCACCCCATGCCGGGCATGATTAAGCTGGACGCCAACGAGAACCCCTTTGATTTCCCCGAAGAGGTGCGTTCTTATTTGTGGAAGTGCTTTCACAGTGAAAGCTTTACCCGCTATCCCGACCCGGCCGCCCAGGACCTGCGCCGTGAACTGGCAGAATATACGGGGGTGACGGCGGAAAACATCATTGCCGGCAACGGATCGGATGAATTGATCCTCTACCTGATGCTGGCCTTTGGCACCGGGCGCCGGGTGCTCATCGCTACCCCCACCTTCAGCATGTACAGGATTCACGCCCGTATTGCCGGAGCACAGCCGGTGGATGTACCCCGCCTGCCCAACTTTGCCCTGGATGTGGACCGGCTGCTGGAGGAGGCGGCCCGGCCCGAGGTGAGCATGCTGGTGATTTGTTCCCCCAACAACCCCACCGGCAACGCTGCTCTGCCGGCCGACATCGAGGCCCTGCTGGCGGGAACCCGGGCTCTGGTGGTGGTGGACGAGGCATATATTGAATTCGGTGGTGTCAGCTGTGTACCGCTTTTGAAACGCTATCCCAACCTGGTGATTCTGCGCACCCTGTCCAAGGCTTTTGGTCTGGCCGGGCTGCGGGTGGGCTACTTGCTGGCTGACCAGCCGGTGATCCGGGAACTGCTGAAAGTGAAACAGCCCTTCAACCTGAATGACTTTTCTCAGATGGCCGCCCTGGCCGTCTTAAAGTGCCGGGAGTCTTTTTTCAGCCTGGTGGAAAAAATTTTGCAAAACAAAATGGTACTGCTGGAAGGAATGAATGAGATTCCCGGTGTGGAGGTTTTTCCCGGTGTGACAAACTTCCTGCTCTTCCGCACACCTTTGCCGGCGGAAACAGTCTACCGCCGGCTGGTGGATCAGGGGATTTTGATCCGCAACGTGGCCGGTCCCGGTTTGGAAAGATGTTTGCGGGTTACTGTGGGCACGCCGGAGGAAAATGCCATCTTCCTGGCGAAATTAAAACTGGTAATGGAGATGGCGGAATGA
- the hisB gene encoding imidazoleglycerol-phosphate dehydratase HisB, with amino-acid sequence MMENYERKSTQSRHTQETRIDLTLSLDGSGHSRISTGIGFLDHMLQLLTYHAAFDLELAATGDLHVDGHHTVEDVGITLGRALAAALGDKKGIARYGQCFLPMDETLVLVALDISGRGLLVEDLQLPPVMLGSFAAELVPEFLRALAHNAGITLHVRQLSGSNTHHIIEAVFKGLGRALRQAVARAGDNIPSTKGVL; translated from the coding sequence ATGATGGAGAATTACGAAAGAAAAAGCACCCAGAGCAGGCACACGCAGGAAACCAGGATTGATTTGACACTCAGCCTGGATGGCAGCGGCCACAGCCGGATCAGCACGGGCATCGGTTTTCTGGATCACATGTTGCAGCTCCTGACTTACCATGCCGCCTTTGATCTGGAGCTGGCGGCCACGGGCGACCTGCATGTGGACGGTCACCATACCGTGGAAGATGTGGGCATCACTCTGGGCCGGGCGCTGGCGGCCGCCCTGGGGGACAAGAAAGGTATTGCCCGCTATGGGCAGTGCTTTTTGCCCATGGACGAAACGCTGGTGCTGGTGGCGCTGGACATCAGTGGCCGGGGACTGCTGGTGGAAGATCTGCAATTGCCGCCGGTGATGCTGGGCAGCTTCGCCGCCGAGCTGGTGCCCGAGTTTTTGCGCGCTCTGGCCCACAACGCGGGAATCACTCTGCACGTGCGCCAGCTTTCCGGGTCCAACACCCACCATATCATTGAAGCGGTTTTCAAGGGGTTGGGGCGGGCGCTGCGCCAGGCGGTTGCCAGGGCGGGGGATAACATACCTTCCACCAAGGGCGTGCTTTAA
- the purH gene encoding bifunctional phosphoribosylaminoimidazolecarboxamide formyltransferase/IMP cyclohydrolase: MTTRPRALLSVSDKTGLTDFARGLIELGFEIVSTGGTAKALREAGLEVTYVSDVTGFPEILDGRVKTLHPRVHGGILARRTPAHMEQLAAQGIVPIDLVAVNLYPFRQTVARPGVTLEEAIENIDIGGPAMVRAAAKNHESVLVVVNPSRYGEVLAALQNNTVSMELRRSLALEAFSHTAAYDAAIANYLAGVSGREMPAALTVSFELVQPLRYGENPHQAAAFYRDPAVTGPCIGRAEQLAGKELSYNNILDANAALELVREFAEPAAVIIKHNNPCGAACAGDVATAYRLAYESDPVSAFGGIVALNRPVDGAAARAMAEIFLEAVIAPDFSAEALEILRSKTGLRLLKTGELKEQSSDRLELRKVNGGLLVQHYDRVVLNPQELQVVTSKAPTSEQVQELIFAMTIVKHVKSNAIVVTKGKQLLGVGAGQMNRVGAARIALEQAGEKARGAVLASDAFFPFRDTVDVAAAAGIAAIIQPGGSLRDAESIQAANQHGLAMVFTGIRHFKH; encoded by the coding sequence ATGACTACACGTCCCAGAGCGCTCTTAAGTGTTTCGGATAAAACCGGCCTGACCGATTTCGCCCGTGGCCTGATTGAGCTGGGGTTCGAAATTGTCTCCACCGGTGGTACGGCCAAAGCTCTGCGGGAGGCCGGACTGGAAGTTACATATGTATCTGATGTAACCGGCTTTCCCGAAATTCTGGACGGACGGGTGAAAACTTTGCACCCGCGCGTGCACGGCGGCATACTGGCCCGGCGTACACCCGCGCACATGGAACAGCTGGCGGCTCAGGGCATTGTGCCCATCGACCTGGTGGCGGTGAATCTGTACCCCTTCCGCCAGACCGTGGCCCGGCCGGGTGTTACCCTGGAGGAGGCCATAGAGAACATTGATATCGGCGGACCGGCCATGGTGCGGGCGGCGGCCAAGAACCATGAGTCGGTGCTGGTGGTGGTCAACCCTTCCCGGTACGGTGAAGTGCTGGCGGCGTTGCAAAACAATACGGTTTCCATGGAACTGCGCCGCAGCCTGGCCCTGGAGGCCTTCAGCCATACGGCGGCCTATGATGCGGCCATTGCCAACTATCTGGCCGGGGTGAGTGGTCGGGAAATGCCGGCTGCCTTAACCGTGTCCTTTGAACTGGTTCAACCCTTGCGTTACGGGGAAAACCCGCACCAGGCTGCGGCCTTTTACCGTGATCCGGCAGTTACCGGACCTTGCATCGGCCGGGCCGAGCAACTGGCCGGCAAAGAGCTGTCCTACAACAACATTCTGGATGCCAATGCCGCCCTGGAACTGGTGCGCGAATTTGCTGAGCCGGCGGCTGTGATTATCAAGCACAACAATCCCTGTGGCGCTGCCTGTGCTGGCGATGTGGCCACGGCCTACCGGCTGGCTTACGAGTCCGATCCGGTATCGGCCTTTGGTGGTATTGTGGCGCTCAACCGGCCGGTGGACGGGGCGGCAGCCCGGGCCATGGCCGAAATTTTCCTGGAAGCGGTAATCGCGCCCGATTTCAGCGCCGAAGCCCTGGAAATACTGCGCAGCAAAACCGGCCTGCGCCTGTTAAAAACCGGTGAACTTAAAGAGCAGAGCAGCGACCGCCTGGAACTGCGCAAGGTTAACGGTGGTCTTTTGGTACAGCACTACGACCGTGTTGTGCTCAATCCCCAGGAGTTGCAGGTAGTGACCAGCAAGGCACCTACCTCCGAACAAGTACAAGAGCTTATATTCGCCATGACCATAGTCAAACATGTCAAGTCCAACGCTATTGTGGTAACAAAGGGCAAGCAGCTTTTAGGAGTGGGGGCCGGGCAGATGAACCGCGTGGGAGCGGCCCGCATTGCGCTTGAGCAGGCCGGAGAGAAAGCCCGGGGCGCCGTGCTGGCTTCGGACGCCTTCTTCCCCTTTCGGGACACGGTGGACGTGGCGGCGGCGGCCGGCATTGCCGCCATCATCCAGCCGGGCGGTTCGCTGCGCGATGCCGAGTCCATCCAGGCCGCCAACCAGCACGGTCTGGCCATGGTCTTCACCGGTATCAGGCATTTTAAGCACTAG
- the hisH gene encoding imidazole glycerol phosphate synthase subunit HisH: MLAIVDYGMGNLRSVQKSLERVGLPVRVVNTPAQVAEASGVVLPGVGAFADAMHNLQKTGLGEAVCRAIAAGKPYLGICLGLQILFEHSEEWGGSPGLGILPGRVRRLPDLVKVPHMGWNQVDFTGECPLFAGIPAGSHFYFVHSYYCAPTDANLVAGRTVYGVEFASAVWRDNIMAIQFHPEKSSRLGLQVLENFGRLVEKC; this comes from the coding sequence TTGCTGGCCATTGTTGATTATGGGATGGGCAATTTGCGCAGTGTGCAAAAAAGCCTGGAAAGGGTTGGTTTGCCCGTGCGGGTGGTGAATACACCGGCACAGGTGGCTGAGGCGTCCGGCGTGGTGTTGCCCGGGGTGGGGGCTTTTGCCGATGCCATGCATAATTTGCAAAAAACCGGCCTGGGCGAAGCTGTGTGCCGGGCCATTGCCGCCGGTAAACCCTATCTGGGCATCTGTCTGGGGCTGCAAATCCTGTTTGAACACAGTGAGGAATGGGGCGGCAGTCCCGGTCTGGGTATCTTGCCGGGGAGGGTCAGAAGACTACCCGACCTGGTCAAGGTGCCCCATATGGGCTGGAACCAGGTCGATTTTACAGGAGAATGTCCCCTTTTTGCCGGCATACCGGCAGGCAGTCACTTTTATTTCGTGCACTCTTATTACTGTGCACCAACCGATGCGAACCTGGTGGCCGGTCGTACAGTATATGGTGTGGAATTTGCTTCGGCAGTCTGGCGTGACAATATCATGGCCATTCAGTTTCACCCGGAAAAAAGCAGTCGCCTGGGGCTGCAGGTGTTAGAAAACTTTGGGAGGCTGGTGGAAAAATGTTAG